The following are encoded together in the Pleurocapsa sp. FMAR1 genome:
- the pheS gene encoding phenylalanine--tRNA ligase subunit alpha codes for MTDSIQEQLKELNTVAVKAIASSNSLEELEQLRIKYLGKKGQLSQILRGMGKLSAEERPAVGSQANVVKQEVQTGIEQRKQALQQAKIEAQIKAETIDVTMPGVNRPLGRVHPLNGVVDRILDIFVGLGYTVATGPQIETDYYNFEALNTPPDHPARDMQDTFYLPGGNLLRTQTSSVQIRYMENHEPPIRIIAPGRVYRRDTVDATHSAVFHQVEILAIDKGIKFTDLKGTIKEFLQRMFGDELPVQFRTSYFPFTEPSAEVDVQWKGKWLEVMGCGMVDPNVLEAVGYDPEVYTGFAAGFGVERFAMVLHQIDDIRRLYNSDLRFLNQF; via the coding sequence ATGACTGATTCTATCCAAGAACAACTGAAAGAATTAAATACCGTAGCCGTAAAGGCGATCGCCTCAAGCAACAGCTTAGAAGAGCTTGAACAGCTAAGAATCAAGTATCTAGGCAAAAAAGGTCAACTATCTCAAATTCTCAGGGGAATGGGCAAGTTATCCGCCGAAGAACGCCCTGCGGTTGGTTCGCAAGCTAACGTAGTTAAACAAGAAGTTCAAACTGGTATAGAACAACGTAAGCAAGCCTTGCAACAGGCAAAGATAGAAGCGCAAATCAAAGCCGAAACCATAGATGTGACTATGCCAGGAGTGAATCGTCCTTTGGGTCGAGTACATCCTCTTAATGGTGTAGTAGATCGTATCTTAGATATCTTTGTTGGTTTAGGCTATACCGTTGCCACTGGTCCTCAGATAGAAACCGACTACTACAATTTTGAGGCTCTTAATACTCCCCCAGATCATCCCGCTAGAGATATGCAGGATACCTTTTATTTACCAGGAGGAAATTTATTACGTACTCAGACTTCTTCGGTACAAATTCGCTATATGGAAAATCATGAACCCCCCATCAGAATTATTGCTCCTGGTCGAGTTTATCGTCGGGACACGGTAGATGCTACCCATTCAGCCGTATTTCATCAGGTAGAAATATTAGCAATTGATAAGGGTATAAAATTTACCGATCTCAAAGGCACTATTAAAGAATTCTTACAGCGGATGTTTGGCGATGAACTCCCCGTACAGTTTCGGACTAGCTACTTTCCCTTTACCGAACCTTCAGCCGAAGTGGATGTGCAGTGGAAAGGCAAATGGTTGGAAGTGATGGGGTGCGGGATGGTCGATCCCAACGTTCTTGAAGCCGTTGGCTACGATCCCGAAGTATATACAGGTTTTGCAGCAGGTTTCGGGGTAGAAAGATTTGCCATGGTATTACACCAAATTGATGATATTCGCCGTTTATACAATAGTGATCTACGCTTTTTAAATCAGTTTTAG
- a CDS encoding cation:proton antiporter, translating to MESSSSALLTSEVELLILLLIACLGAVTFEKFNIPYTVGLVLIGLGLGLLTPLLFAVDPLSSVTLSPNVILYVFVPPLIFESSINLDNQLLFETLTPSLILAGLGLLVSAGVVGGLMVWLTPLSLSGAFVFGSLISATDPVAVIALFKELGVPKRLTMVVEGESMLNDATAIVLFDVVMAIIASGTVGVATLGDASVNVFVVLFGGVLVGVVVAVIIFGYSINLAKNNALIQTTVSIIIAYAAFMVSQRYLQWSGVIAVMTAGLVVGWYLNHKVNLEVRTYLREFWDYGAFIANSLIFLLVGLTTSSFILRLGTETPRFWIAIVWAIVATLIARAVAVFGLIPFSNWLQKSEPFGWRYQMVTFWGGLRGAVALALALSLDRSFPNRDLIIAMTLGVALFTILIAGTTTGKLISWLKIDEPPVLERLGKAQATILAKREALKLLHKLGLMGLFDKEVIVEIEEDYYRVLNTAEAAVTKIWDELKLDPGLARQILWLQILRIEHQAHVDLYDRGLLLESATRKLELLVEAKRDSVLNRQIPPPVPALWSLETPLEKLIFKQLRHFFPHHKFFGQRRGQLAAIRYEYDAVTAYVSQKIVKQVKQLVAANAVESAVAQDCIIFYQQASKGALRRVEAMGTSRHELAIALQKQVATHAARTSEGEVIEQLIAEGVIPENALDRIQDLIAKENI from the coding sequence ATGGAAAGTTCATCTAGCGCGCTTTTGACTTCAGAAGTCGAATTGCTGATCTTATTGCTGATCGCCTGTTTAGGAGCCGTTACTTTTGAAAAATTTAATATCCCCTATACAGTTGGCTTAGTCTTAATTGGTTTGGGGTTAGGACTTCTTACTCCTCTGCTTTTTGCTGTCGATCCTTTGAGTTCTGTTACTCTATCTCCGAATGTAATTCTGTATGTTTTTGTTCCACCACTAATTTTTGAATCGTCAATCAATCTTGATAATCAGCTTCTTTTCGAGACACTAACTCCTTCATTGATCTTGGCTGGACTGGGACTGTTGGTTTCGGCAGGCGTTGTCGGGGGCTTAATGGTTTGGCTGACACCTTTATCTCTTAGTGGCGCTTTCGTGTTTGGATCTTTGATTTCTGCCACGGATCCAGTTGCCGTAATTGCTCTATTCAAAGAACTAGGCGTTCCTAAACGCCTAACAATGGTGGTAGAAGGGGAAAGTATGCTCAATGATGCTACTGCGATCGTCCTCTTCGATGTAGTCATGGCAATAATTGCTAGTGGTACGGTTGGTGTAGCAACTCTTGGAGATGCTTCAGTTAACGTTTTTGTGGTGTTGTTTGGCGGTGTTCTGGTCGGCGTAGTTGTTGCTGTAATTATTTTTGGTTACTCCATTAACCTAGCCAAAAATAATGCGCTAATTCAAACTACCGTAAGTATTATTATTGCCTACGCAGCTTTCATGGTTTCCCAACGCTATCTGCAATGGTCTGGAGTGATTGCAGTAATGACAGCGGGATTGGTGGTTGGTTGGTATCTCAACCATAAAGTCAATTTAGAGGTGAGAACATACCTGCGGGAATTTTGGGACTATGGAGCTTTTATTGCCAATAGCCTAATCTTCTTACTAGTGGGGCTAACAACTAGCAGCTTTATTCTCCGACTTGGTACTGAAACTCCGAGATTTTGGATTGCTATTGTCTGGGCGATCGTCGCCACGCTCATAGCCCGTGCAGTGGCAGTTTTTGGTTTAATACCATTTTCCAACTGGTTACAAAAATCCGAGCCATTTGGCTGGCGTTATCAGATGGTAACTTTTTGGGGTGGACTCAGGGGAGCGGTTGCTTTAGCCTTAGCACTGAGCCTCGATCGCTCGTTTCCCAATCGAGATTTAATTATCGCCATGACGCTAGGGGTCGCACTATTTACTATTTTGATTGCCGGGACGACCACAGGAAAACTAATTAGCTGGCTCAAAATAGATGAACCGCCAGTTTTAGAGCGGTTGGGAAAAGCCCAAGCGACTATTCTAGCCAAACGCGAAGCTCTAAAATTACTGCACAAGCTAGGTTTGATGGGGCTGTTTGATAAAGAGGTTATTGTAGAAATAGAAGAAGATTATTATCGGGTTCTCAATACAGCAGAAGCTGCCGTAACTAAGATTTGGGATGAACTGAAGCTCGATCCAGGATTGGCGCGTCAGATTTTATGGTTACAAATACTGAGAATTGAACATCAGGCTCATGTTGATTTATACGATCGCGGGCTTTTGTTAGAAAGTGCTACGCGCAAGCTAGAACTTCTGGTTGAGGCTAAACGAGATAGCGTTTTAAATCGTCAAATCCCGCCTCCAGTGCCAGCTTTATGGTCGCTAGAAACTCCTTTAGAAAAGCTGATTTTTAAACAACTACGGCATTTTTTCCCTCACCACAAGTTTTTTGGGCAACGCCGCGGACAATTAGCAGCGATTCGTTACGAATACGATGCTGTAACCGCCTATGTGAGCCAAAAAATTGTCAAACAGGTAAAACAACTGGTTGCCGCCAATGCAGTTGAATCAGCAGTAGCTCAAGACTGTATTATATTTTATCAGCAAGCAAGTAAAGGAGCTTTAAGGCGAGTAGAGGCAATGGGAACTAGTCGGCACGAATTAGCGATCGCCCTTCAGAAGCAGGTAGCGACTCATGCTGCTCGTACTAGTGAAGGAGAAGTAATTGAGCAGCTTATAGCCGAAGGTGTAATTCCCGAAAATGCCCTAGATCGAATTCAAGATTTAATTGCCAAAGAAAATATTTAG
- a CDS encoding ABC transporter permease, whose translation MSSKNLVDESQLQRVSRSWLCGFRPIYQKELAYWFNPRRWISQLIIWMSLTALPAIWMTPGDAGDRGISFLTLFLWLGSTFIPIGTIILTQGAIIEEKLTQTLLWIYSKPLSTAGFILGKFAAYAVFIGVIALGVPGIFMYIAALVVGLPAQISLFNYLIGVLMVYLVMLFTLALTLMLGVIFNQIRAVSAIALFVFFGGVVLNFNPQLQQIKPYTVWALQRHATAILVGQFPNEAWIAMSVTIVLTVLFLLISVFWMKGYEL comes from the coding sequence ATGAGCAGTAAGAATCTTGTTGACGAATCGCAATTACAGCGTGTTTCTAGGAGTTGGTTATGCGGTTTTCGTCCTATCTATCAGAAAGAACTTGCTTACTGGTTTAACCCTCGGCGATGGATTTCTCAACTCATTATTTGGATGTCACTTACAGCATTACCCGCGATTTGGATGACACCAGGTGATGCAGGCGATCGCGGAATTTCATTTTTAACTTTGTTTCTCTGGCTGGGCAGTACTTTTATACCTATCGGCACAATCATTTTGACTCAAGGCGCAATTATCGAGGAAAAGCTAACCCAAACTCTGCTGTGGATCTATTCTAAGCCCTTGTCAACTGCTGGATTTATCCTCGGGAAATTTGCAGCTTATGCAGTTTTCATTGGTGTAATTGCTTTGGGAGTGCCTGGCATCTTTATGTATATTGCAGCACTTGTAGTTGGATTACCTGCGCAGATCTCTCTATTTAATTACCTTATAGGTGTTTTGATGGTTTATTTAGTGATGCTGTTTACTTTGGCATTGACCCTGATGCTTGGGGTTATTTTTAATCAAATTAGAGCCGTGAGCGCGATCGCACTTTTCGTTTTTTTTGGCGGGGTGGTTTTAAATTTTAATCCTCAGTTACAACAGATTAAGCCTTACACTGTCTGGGCTTTGCAGCGTCATGCCACAGCAATTTTAGTAGGTCAATTTCCTAATGAAGCTTGGATAGCAATGAGCGTTACGATTGTTTTAACTGTGTTGTTTTTGTTGATATCAGTGTTCTGGATGAAGGGATATGAACTTTAG
- a CDS encoding ABC transporter ATP-binding protein, which translates to MTIESDLIISTKNLTKTYSQKHVVNKLNLAVPRGSICGFLGSNGAGKSTTIKLLLGLVKPSEGVGTIFGKSIIRDSIAIRERVGFLPQELRFYGHLTARETLQFVASFFFKGSKSAIKARIQELIELVGLSGKADRPVREFSGGERQRLGIATAAINNPDLLILDEPASALDPIGRRDVLQIIKSFGQQSTVFYSTHILDDVQRVSDMVVILEQGRLLAQGDINQLVSGDRNLFRVTVCGDGITVLDRLRKIPWIDKIAVETGMPDIKNAQTTKFQIQVNNPNAAESELLRIVLADPLVVVTQFERSSYELEDVFINLIQKS; encoded by the coding sequence ATGACGATTGAGTCCGATCTCATTATCTCTACTAAAAATCTAACTAAGACTTATAGTCAAAAGCACGTTGTAAATAAATTGAATCTGGCTGTGCCACGAGGCTCTATCTGCGGTTTTCTCGGTTCAAACGGGGCAGGAAAAAGTACTACGATCAAACTTTTGCTCGGACTTGTGAAGCCTTCCGAGGGAGTAGGGACAATTTTTGGCAAAAGCATTATACGAGATAGTATTGCGATTCGGGAGCGAGTTGGTTTTTTGCCACAGGAACTTCGCTTCTATGGACATTTAACTGCTCGCGAGACTTTACAGTTTGTCGCCTCGTTTTTCTTTAAAGGATCGAAGAGTGCAATTAAAGCTCGCATCCAAGAACTTATCGAACTAGTTGGCTTAAGCGGAAAAGCAGATCGTCCAGTGCGGGAATTTTCGGGTGGTGAACGTCAGCGTCTTGGTATTGCCACAGCAGCAATTAATAATCCCGACTTGCTAATTCTTGACGAACCAGCCTCTGCACTCGATCCAATAGGACGACGAGATGTATTGCAAATTATTAAAAGTTTTGGGCAACAGAGTACAGTTTTTTACTCCACTCATATTCTCGATGATGTGCAACGAGTCAGCGACATGGTTGTGATTCTCGAACAGGGCAGATTGCTAGCTCAAGGAGATATTAATCAACTGGTGTCAGGCGATCGCAATTTGTTTCGCGTTACAGTATGCGGTGACGGTATAACGGTTCTAGATCGTTTAAGGAAAATACCCTGGATCGACAAAATTGCGGTTGAGACGGGTATGCCAGATATAAAAAATGCTCAGACAACTAAGTTTCAAATTCAGGTTAACAATCCAAACGCTGCTGAAAGTGAACTACTACGGATTGTCTTGGCAGATCCTCTAGTTGTTGTGACCCAATTTGAACGCTCATCCTACGAGCTTGAAGATGTGTTTATAAATTTAATTCAAAAATCTTGA
- a CDS encoding tetratricopeptide repeat protein, with protein sequence MSKRKGDKNKTFMRVVTLVLGLGFAGSTLALTLASVFSQNNSTASNPQNTEDPALAEKQMQMQIEGYKKVLEREPKNVTALQGLAQIYMQTDPKKAIPTLEKLAKYYPEQKEYAGILQIIKQQEGSQPAKTEKKQAPTKEAK encoded by the coding sequence ATGAGCAAAAGGAAAGGGGACAAGAATAAGACTTTTATGCGTGTGGTTACTTTAGTCCTGGGTTTAGGTTTTGCTGGTTCAACACTCGCGCTCACTTTAGCAAGTGTTTTTAGTCAGAATAATTCTACCGCTTCAAATCCACAAAATACCGAAGATCCTGCCTTGGCAGAAAAACAAATGCAAATGCAGATTGAAGGATATAAAAAGGTATTAGAACGAGAACCTAAAAATGTTACCGCCCTTCAAGGATTAGCTCAAATATATATGCAAACAGATCCTAAAAAAGCTATCCCTACTTTAGAAAAACTGGCTAAATATTATCCAGAGCAAAAAGAATATGCGGGTATTTTGCAAATCATTAAACAGCAGGAAGGTAGTCAGCCAGCTAAAACGGAAAAGAAACAAGCACCAACGAAAGAAGCAAAGTAA
- a CDS encoding allophycocyanin subunit alpha-B, protein MSIVSQVILKADDELRYPSSGELEGIKNFLTTGEKRVRIAEALANSEKKIVDQAGKELFKLHPEYRSQGGNAFGQKQYNQCLRDFGWYLRLVTYGVMAGDKDPIEKSGLIGVREMYNSLEVPVPGMIDAIRCLKKASLDLLGKEDAQEASPYFDYIIQSMA, encoded by the coding sequence ATGAGCATAGTTAGTCAAGTCATCCTAAAAGCAGATGACGAACTACGCTACCCCAGTAGCGGTGAGCTAGAAGGCATCAAAAACTTTTTAACTACAGGTGAAAAGCGTGTCCGTATCGCTGAAGCTTTAGCCAATAGCGAAAAGAAAATTGTCGATCAGGCAGGAAAAGAGCTTTTTAAGTTACATCCTGAATATCGTTCTCAAGGTGGTAATGCCTTTGGACAAAAACAATACAACCAGTGTCTTAGAGATTTCGGTTGGTATCTACGCTTAGTTACCTATGGTGTGATGGCAGGAGACAAAGATCCGATTGAAAAGTCTGGTTTAATTGGAGTTAGAGAAATGTACAACTCCCTTGAAGTCCCTGTACCTGGAATGATTGATGCTATTCGCTGTCTAAAAAAGGCATCCCTCGATCTTTTAGGTAAAGAAGACGCTCAAGAAGCCAGCCCTTACTTTGACTATATTATTCAAAGCATGGCTTAG
- a CDS encoding lipoyl protein ligase domain-containing protein, which translates to MQMAIDRYLLEQHRASKHPPTLRFYTWQPAAISLGYHQKDYPTEWNDLTWQGKSLDIVRRPTGGRAVLHQGDLTYMVVTSIPPGKRLEVYKQICEFLIAGWRSLGVNLDYGTATKEYIQQQNCFATATGSDLVTPAGNKVIGSAQLRRGKTVLQHGSMILNTDPKLYKQVFSSPLLENLLEVVPPLEDRSTRHQNNCSTVKIIHNLTEAAKATFKINIVNQPLSTKEWQDIIANTGVEIS; encoded by the coding sequence ATGCAAATGGCGATTGATCGCTATTTGTTAGAACAACATCGCGCCAGTAAGCATCCCCCTACACTTAGATTTTACACTTGGCAACCTGCTGCTATTTCTTTGGGTTATCACCAAAAAGATTATCCTACTGAATGGAATGATTTGACTTGGCAAGGAAAATCTTTGGATATTGTCCGTCGTCCCACAGGTGGTAGGGCAGTTCTCCACCAGGGAGACTTAACCTATATGGTAGTAACTTCTATTCCTCCAGGTAAACGCTTAGAAGTATATAAACAAATTTGTGAGTTTTTAATTGCTGGCTGGCGATCGCTTGGTGTAAACTTAGATTACGGTACGGCGACTAAAGAATACATTCAGCAACAAAATTGTTTTGCTACAGCGACAGGTTCAGATTTGGTTACTCCCGCAGGGAACAAGGTAATTGGTAGCGCGCAATTGCGTCGTGGTAAGACCGTTTTGCAGCACGGCTCAATGATTCTCAATACAGACCCAAAGCTATACAAACAGGTCTTTAGCAGTCCTTTATTAGAAAATTTATTGGAGGTTGTCCCACCTTTAGAAGATCGGTCAACCAGACATCAAAACAACTGTTCTACTGTTAAAATAATACATAACTTGACCGAGGCAGCAAAGGCAACTTTTAAGATTAATATAGTAAATCAACCTTTGTCTACCAAGGAATGGCAAGATATTATTGCCAACACGGGAGTTGAAATAAGCTAG